A single genomic interval of halophilic archaeon DL31 harbors:
- a CDS encoding Cell division control protein 6-like protein (TIGRFAM: Cell division control protein 6 related, archaea~HAMAP: Cell division control protein 6-like protein~KEGG: hla:Hlac_2631 cell division control protein 6~SMART: ATPase, AAA+ type, core), with translation MTGDPDGMLSWDESVFRNEGVFEVDYVPETFKHRESQLESLKYALRPAVRGSRPLNTVVRGPPGTGKTTAVQKLFSELGVEAPNVRTVRVNCQVDATRYAVFSRLFESVFDYEPPSSGVSFKKLFGQVADRLVEEDEVLIVALDDVNYLFYENEASDTLYSLLRAHEAHSGARIGVVIVSSDLSLGVMDELDPRVQSVFRPEDVYFPVYDAPEIADILGERVKRGFHDGVLGTQELDTVAERTAESGDLRVGIDLLRRAGLNAEMRGSRTVSEGDIQEAYERSKYVHLARSLRGLSDSERGLVEVLAEHGGEQAGDVYEAFHERTELGYTRYSEIINKLEQLDVVETEYADVEGRGRSRSLNLAYEPQAVLDRLE, from the coding sequence ATGACCGGGGACCCAGATGGGATGCTCTCGTGGGACGAATCGGTGTTCCGCAACGAGGGCGTGTTCGAAGTAGATTACGTCCCCGAGACGTTCAAACACCGGGAGAGCCAGCTTGAGAGTCTGAAATACGCACTCCGCCCGGCCGTCCGTGGCTCCCGCCCGCTCAACACCGTCGTCCGCGGGCCGCCAGGGACAGGCAAGACCACGGCGGTCCAGAAGCTGTTCAGCGAACTCGGCGTGGAGGCGCCCAACGTCCGCACGGTTCGAGTGAACTGCCAGGTCGACGCCACCCGCTATGCCGTGTTCTCCCGGCTGTTCGAGAGCGTCTTCGATTACGAACCACCCTCCTCTGGCGTCTCGTTCAAGAAACTCTTCGGCCAGGTGGCCGACCGGCTCGTCGAGGAGGATGAAGTGCTAATCGTCGCGCTGGACGACGTGAACTACCTCTTCTACGAGAACGAGGCCTCCGATACCCTCTACTCGCTCCTGCGCGCCCACGAAGCGCATTCGGGGGCTCGCATCGGCGTCGTCATCGTCTCCTCGGACCTCTCGCTCGGCGTGATGGACGAACTCGACCCCCGCGTGCAGAGCGTGTTCCGGCCCGAAGACGTCTACTTCCCCGTCTACGACGCCCCCGAAATCGCCGACATCCTGGGCGAGCGCGTGAAACGCGGCTTCCACGACGGGGTGCTGGGCACACAGGAACTCGACACAGTAGCCGAACGCACCGCCGAGAGCGGCGACCTCCGGGTCGGCATTGACCTCCTGCGCCGGGCCGGCCTCAACGCCGAGATGCGTGGCTCCCGCACCGTCTCGGAAGGAGACATCCAGGAGGCCTACGAGCGCTCGAAATACGTCCACCTCGCGCGCAGCCTGCGTGGACTCTCCGACTCCGAGCGCGGGCTGGTGGAAGTACTGGCCGAACACGGCGGCGAGCAGGCCGGCGACGTGTACGAGGCGTTTCACGAGCGCACGGAGCTGGGCTACACTCGCTACTCCGAGATTATCAACAAGCTCGAACAGCTCGACGTCGTCGAGACGGAGTACGCCGACGTGGAGGGCCGCGGCCGTTCCCGGTCGCTCAACCTGGCCTACGAGCCACAGGCCGTCCTCGACCGCCTCGAGTGA
- a CDS encoding Radical SAM domain protein (PFAM: Radical SAM~KEGG: nmg:Nmag_1383 radical SAM domain protein), which produces MISKGCEQCAAGGKMVMFVYGYCDQRDCFYCPLGENRKNVGQVYANERPVETDDDVLTEAKRMDALGSSITGGEPQEVLERTCHYISLLKEEFGEDHHIHLYTGIPGGRENMRRLAEAGLDEIRFHPPLELWGDMHGTEWEEILYIAREEGLTPAFEIPGIRPEPEFMELIDEGAADFCNINEFEMSDGNYRRMQEEGFELKEGHMSAVDGDREEILDVMGDHEKVYFCTSVFKDAAQHRRRLKRMARNVRREFDDVTDDGTLVYGKSFADPARFEELGVPEEFYTVKSDHVEVAWWLLEEMVEDGDVPDGEIVEQYPNYDGTVVERTPLA; this is translated from the coding sequence ATGATCTCGAAGGGCTGTGAACAGTGTGCCGCCGGCGGCAAGATGGTGATGTTCGTCTACGGCTACTGTGACCAGCGGGACTGCTTTTACTGCCCGCTCGGCGAAAATCGAAAGAACGTCGGGCAGGTGTACGCCAACGAACGGCCCGTCGAGACCGACGATGACGTGCTTACCGAGGCAAAGCGGATGGACGCACTGGGCTCCTCCATCACCGGGGGCGAGCCACAGGAGGTGCTCGAACGCACCTGCCACTACATCTCGCTGCTGAAAGAGGAGTTCGGCGAGGACCACCACATCCACCTCTACACCGGGATTCCGGGCGGGCGAGAGAACATGCGCCGCCTCGCTGAAGCTGGACTTGACGAGATTCGCTTCCACCCACCGCTGGAGCTGTGGGGCGACATGCACGGCACCGAGTGGGAGGAGATCCTCTACATCGCCCGCGAGGAGGGGCTCACCCCCGCCTTCGAGATTCCCGGCATCCGGCCCGAACCGGAGTTCATGGAACTCATCGACGAGGGCGCCGCCGACTTCTGTAACATCAACGAGTTCGAGATGTCCGACGGCAACTACCGGCGGATGCAGGAGGAAGGGTTCGAGCTCAAAGAGGGCCACATGAGCGCCGTCGACGGCGACCGCGAGGAGATTCTCGACGTGATGGGCGACCACGAGAAGGTCTACTTCTGTACCTCCGTCTTCAAAGATGCCGCCCAGCACCGCCGCCGCCTGAAGCGGATGGCCCGAAACGTCCGCCGGGAGTTCGACGACGTGACCGACGACGGCACGCTCGTCTACGGCAAGAGCTTCGCCGACCCCGCGCGCTTCGAGGAACTCGGCGTCCCCGAGGAGTTCTACACCGTCAAATCTGACCACGTCGAGGTGGCGTGGTGGCTGCTGGAGGAGATGGTCGAGGACGGCGACGTGCCCGACGGCGAGATCGTTGAGCAGTACCCCAACTACGACGGGACGGTCGTCGAGCGAACGCCGCTGGCCTGA
- a CDS encoding hypothetical protein (KEGG: hje:HacjB3_06605 hypothetical protein) encodes MSHAPPSGDADDGALSWTVSPETDPWLALLHYGMYAALWGVGLLLGLAAVVVGVALALDGSWGLVLAGAVLVAVLGFARPPILTALLTGDITPAEDVWQPSRRGQAVAAVVGAALLLSAFVYSWAAGVTVAVLLVGASLLAMTLNTEATIDADFRLETQRKSVDLTGLSGVRSLSLGSVTVFWLGYTRGADSFSNPRVLAVPRERAAQMHEALRAGVAAPTNADPIGRAERVIVALFGLSALVAGPVFWLLVGDGAEGGGLVAAYAGAFSLVFAAPMLWYVWKG; translated from the coding sequence ATGTCTCACGCGCCGCCTTCGGGGGATGCCGACGATGGCGCGCTCTCGTGGACGGTCAGTCCGGAAACCGATCCGTGGCTGGCCCTGCTGCACTACGGGATGTACGCGGCGCTCTGGGGAGTCGGGCTGCTGCTCGGACTCGCTGCCGTGGTAGTGGGGGTCGCCCTCGCGCTGGATGGCTCGTGGGGGCTCGTGTTGGCCGGCGCTGTCCTCGTGGCCGTCCTCGGGTTCGCAAGACCGCCGATACTTACGGCGCTGCTCACGGGGGATATCACGCCCGCCGAGGACGTGTGGCAGCCGAGCCGTCGCGGGCAGGCTGTGGCCGCTGTCGTCGGCGCGGCCCTGCTCCTGTCGGCGTTCGTGTACTCATGGGCTGCCGGTGTTACCGTCGCCGTACTGCTCGTCGGAGCGAGCCTCCTGGCGATGACACTCAACACCGAGGCGACCATCGACGCCGACTTTCGGCTGGAGACACAGCGGAAATCGGTCGACCTGACCGGCTTGTCGGGCGTCCGCTCGCTCTCGCTCGGGTCGGTGACGGTGTTTTGGCTGGGGTACACCCGCGGTGCGGACAGTTTCAGCAACCCACGCGTGCTCGCAGTCCCGCGGGAACGAGCGGCACAGATGCACGAGGCGCTCAGAGCGGGCGTCGCCGCGCCAACTAATGCCGACCCAATCGGCCGGGCGGAGCGGGTAATCGTCGCGCTGTTCGGGCTAAGCGCGCTCGTAGCTGGGCCGGTGTTCTGGCTGCTCGTCGGCGACGGCGCCGAGGGCGGCGGGCTGGTGGCAGCGTACGCCGGCGCCTTCTCACTCGTGTTCGCAGCGCCGATGCTCTGGTACGTGTGGAAGGGGTAG
- a CDS encoding protein of unknown function DUF373 (PFAM: Protein of unknown function DUF373~KEGG: hvo:HVO_0302 hypothetical protein) translates to MLLVLAVDLDDDLGRKTGLSTPVMGRENVKDAATKLATADPEDSDVNVLFQAIHTRDELAREGDEEVAVAAVTGVDGSDVKANRAVGEEVDTVLAALATGENVRAVVITDGAQDESVLPVIRSRLPIDGLRRVVVRQAQDLESIYYTIKQVLGDQETRGTLLVPLGILLLIYPLIIVADAFDVAGVSVLGVISALLGFYTLFRGLGLEDAVDNGAEKVRNLLYAGRVTLITYVVAFALVIVGGWQGYQTLTAVQAEAPGSLPLLSQASVFVHAGVTWVAAAGVTSSLGQVTDEYLADEFRWRYLNAPFYVLAISVVLRAVSGFFLPDALGLAVMGVTDLALALTAGTLLGVLSTLTFAIAENRFPATPEPTARG, encoded by the coding sequence ATGCTGTTGGTCCTCGCTGTCGACCTTGACGACGACCTCGGTCGGAAGACCGGGCTCTCGACCCCCGTGATGGGTCGGGAGAACGTCAAGGACGCCGCCACGAAGCTCGCAACGGCCGACCCCGAGGACTCCGACGTGAACGTGCTGTTCCAGGCGATCCACACCCGCGACGAACTCGCCCGGGAAGGCGACGAGGAGGTCGCGGTCGCCGCAGTCACCGGTGTCGACGGCAGCGACGTGAAAGCGAACCGCGCAGTGGGCGAAGAGGTCGACACCGTGCTCGCGGCACTCGCGACCGGCGAGAACGTCCGCGCGGTCGTCATCACCGACGGCGCGCAGGACGAGTCAGTGTTGCCGGTCATTCGCTCGCGGTTGCCTATTGATGGCCTGCGCCGGGTCGTGGTCCGGCAAGCACAGGACCTGGAGTCCATCTACTACACCATCAAGCAGGTGCTCGGCGACCAGGAGACCCGTGGGACGCTGCTGGTGCCGCTGGGGATCCTCCTACTCATCTACCCGCTCATCATCGTCGCCGACGCGTTCGACGTGGCTGGCGTCTCCGTCCTCGGCGTCATCTCGGCGCTGCTGGGCTTCTACACGCTGTTCCGCGGGCTGGGGCTGGAGGATGCAGTCGATAACGGGGCCGAGAAGGTGCGGAACCTGCTCTACGCCGGGCGGGTCACGCTCATCACCTACGTCGTCGCGTTCGCGCTCGTCATCGTCGGCGGGTGGCAGGGCTACCAGACGCTGACGGCCGTGCAGGCCGAGGCCCCTGGGAGCCTCCCGCTGCTGAGTCAGGCGTCGGTGTTCGTCCACGCCGGTGTCACGTGGGTCGCCGCCGCCGGGGTGACCTCCAGTCTCGGGCAGGTCACCGATGAGTATCTCGCAGATGAGTTCCGCTGGCGCTACCTCAACGCGCCGTTCTACGTCCTCGCAATCAGCGTCGTACTCCGTGCCGTCTCGGGATTTTTCCTCCCAGACGCGCTGGGTCTGGCGGTGATGGGTGTGACGGATCTCGCGCTCGCGCTGACGGCGGGGACGCTCCTGGGCGTGTTGAGCACGCTCACGTTCGCTATCGCGGAGAACCGGTTCCCGGCGACGCCCGAGCCTACCGCTCGCGGGTGA
- a CDS encoding Polyprenyl synthetase (PFAM: Polyprenyl synthetase~KEGG: hbo:Hbor_28690 farnesyl-diphosphate synthase) — METLDRRVDLVDERLEALVDDVEPPVLAERLRHITLSGGKRVRPAVTLLSCEATGGNPEDAVEFALGVELVHNASLVVDDIIDRSAIRRGTPSAWAAFGYGPAIVASDGLLGEAFALFSADEHAMQIVAEAMSELGEGEATELVARPTNEAEYMELARRKTGALFRAAAEVGAVAAGANGFTIESMGEYAERVGIAFQMRDDVLDATGESADLGKPAGQDAEMDRPSVIQVTDLSAEEANERAQQEADKALAALETATVEDSEARQYLEQLAEYVVTRER; from the coding sequence ATGGAGACGCTCGACCGCCGGGTCGATTTGGTCGACGAGCGGCTGGAGGCGCTCGTCGACGACGTGGAGCCGCCCGTGCTCGCCGAGCGCCTGCGCCATATCACGCTTTCGGGCGGCAAACGGGTCCGGCCCGCGGTCACGCTGCTCTCGTGTGAGGCCACCGGGGGCAACCCCGAGGATGCCGTCGAGTTCGCGCTCGGCGTCGAACTGGTCCACAACGCCTCGCTAGTCGTCGACGACATCATCGACCGCTCGGCCATCCGCCGGGGCACCCCCAGCGCCTGGGCGGCGTTCGGTTACGGCCCCGCCATCGTCGCAAGTGACGGCCTGCTCGGCGAGGCGTTCGCACTCTTCTCCGCGGACGAACACGCGATGCAGATCGTTGCCGAGGCGATGTCGGAGTTAGGCGAGGGTGAGGCGACGGAGCTGGTTGCCCGTCCCACCAACGAAGCCGAGTATATGGAGCTGGCTCGCCGGAAGACAGGCGCGCTGTTTCGTGCAGCCGCAGAAGTAGGTGCCGTCGCCGCCGGCGCCAATGGCTTCACCATCGAGTCGATGGGCGAGTACGCCGAACGAGTGGGTATCGCGTTCCAGATGCGCGACGACGTGCTCGACGCGACCGGTGAGTCCGCCGACCTCGGCAAGCCCGCCGGCCAGGACGCAGAGATGGACCGCCCCTCGGTGATTCAGGTGACGGATCTCTCTGCAGAAGAGGCCAACGAGCGGGCCCAGCAGGAGGCCGACAAGGCACTCGCGGCGCTCGAGACCGCGACTGTCGAAGATAGCGAGGCACGCCAGTATCTCGAGCAGTTGGCGGAGTACGTCGTCACCCGCGAGCGGTAG
- a CDS encoding Methyltransferase type 11 (PFAM: Methyltransferase type 11~KEGG: hvo:HVO_0309 membrane protein), protein MGVLEDKGRARLFYKYLSKVYDRINPFVWNEEMRDEALDRTGIEQGDRVLDVGCGTGFGTEGLLQHTNDVHGLDQSVHQLEKAWAKFGKTDRVNFYRGDAERLPFADDSFDHYWSSGSIEYWPNPVDALEEARRVTEPGGTVLMVGPDAPTNTLFGKLADAIMLFYDADEADRMFTEAGYTEFEHVIMQAHPGSPRAIVTVATVPEA, encoded by the coding sequence ATGGGAGTTCTGGAGGACAAAGGACGGGCGCGCCTGTTCTACAAGTACCTCTCGAAGGTCTACGACCGCATCAACCCCTTCGTGTGGAACGAGGAGATGCGCGACGAGGCCCTCGACCGCACGGGGATCGAACAGGGCGACCGGGTGCTCGACGTGGGCTGTGGCACCGGCTTCGGCACCGAAGGGTTGCTCCAGCACACCAACGACGTCCACGGGCTAGACCAGAGCGTCCACCAGCTCGAGAAGGCCTGGGCAAAGTTCGGAAAGACCGACCGGGTGAACTTCTACCGGGGCGACGCCGAGCGGCTGCCGTTCGCCGACGACAGCTTCGACCACTACTGGTCCTCGGGCTCCATCGAGTACTGGCCCAACCCCGTCGACGCGCTGGAGGAGGCCCGCCGCGTGACCGAACCCGGCGGCACCGTGCTGATGGTCGGACCAGACGCGCCCACCAACACGCTGTTCGGGAAACTCGCCGACGCCATCATGCTGTTCTACGATGCAGACGAGGCCGACCGGATGTTCACCGAGGCCGGCTACACCGAGTTCGAACACGTCATCATGCAGGCCCACCCGGGCAGCCCGCGGGCCATCGTCACCGTCGCGACGGTCCCCGAAGCGTAG
- a CDS encoding flagellin domain protein (KEGG: hut:Huta_1429 protein of unknown function DUF1628~TIGRFAM: Archaeal flagellin, N-terminal related~PFAM: Protein of unknown function DUF1628): MPPTESSTDRGLSPVFATVLLVGLTVVGAAVFGTLAFGQAAALDGPAPQASFSLSASGDRVVLVHEHGDAIAVGPLRVKVTIDGEPLEHQPPIPFFAATGFHGGPSGPFNPSDNGAWTAGETASFRVAGTNTPQLDSGAELTVDLIHGETRIASLTTQVR, encoded by the coding sequence GTGCCCCCGACTGAGTCGTCCACCGACCGTGGTCTCTCGCCCGTGTTCGCAACTGTTCTGCTCGTTGGACTCACCGTCGTCGGCGCCGCCGTCTTCGGCACGCTCGCGTTCGGCCAGGCTGCCGCCCTCGACGGCCCTGCCCCACAAGCCTCCTTCTCCCTCTCTGCCAGCGGGGATCGTGTTGTGCTCGTTCACGAGCACGGCGACGCCATTGCCGTCGGTCCATTACGCGTCAAAGTGACCATCGACGGCGAGCCCCTCGAGCACCAACCTCCAATCCCCTTTTTCGCAGCGACGGGCTTTCACGGCGGCCCCTCGGGGCCGTTCAACCCCAGCGACAACGGGGCCTGGACCGCTGGCGAAACGGCCTCGTTCCGAGTGGCTGGGACGAACACGCCGCAACTCGACTCAGGCGCAGAGCTGACAGTCGACCTAATCCACGGCGAGACGAGAATCGCGTCGCTCACGACACAGGTTCGGTGA
- a CDS encoding hypothetical protein (KEGG: hbo:Hbor_28650 hypothetical protein): MRFLALLVILLLTGAAIAPISAGGSPPAVTTPVETDVATPTPSAPIAGDGDTDQTGAANMTAANGSNVTQILAVPGPAVQRTELDDATLTLGPSTRFAGNITAVRIETIAVERHILETDDQDERSRRIIAAFSTIEQEVITLRGRQRAAIEAFNRGDLSPEAFVIELATIAARADAMEDRVSMLSARADEIEGFSLARSNPVTYELRAFGGPVRERAIAAMSGDAGPTRFFVTTGSEGYELTTIDNETYVREAYRGAVRSGDADASIDANDAINVTKDSYPGVVANSDTSATVSGTTAIVTQSYGSASLTAFVDAESERVFKEYQRIPLTAFTTGPNESNVLNGIQITVNRTYPGGPMRIHVTDAENGEPVNLTVTLSQGPSAGTALGRTGDDGVLWTLSPRGQFTVTAVGEETSAAFLETNSTDAPEI, from the coding sequence ATGAGGTTCCTCGCACTGCTTGTCATCCTCCTCCTCACGGGTGCCGCCATCGCCCCAATCTCCGCGGGCGGCTCGCCGCCGGCAGTCACCACGCCGGTGGAGACGGACGTGGCGACCCCGACGCCCTCTGCACCAATCGCCGGTGACGGCGACACAGACCAAACGGGCGCTGCCAACATGACCGCAGCGAACGGCAGCAACGTGACTCAGATCCTCGCCGTCCCCGGTCCAGCCGTCCAACGAACCGAACTGGACGATGCGACACTGACGCTGGGGCCGTCGACCCGTTTCGCCGGAAACATCACGGCCGTGCGTATCGAGACCATCGCAGTCGAGCGCCACATTCTCGAGACTGACGACCAGGACGAACGGAGCAGGCGGATTATCGCCGCGTTCTCCACCATCGAACAGGAAGTCATCACGCTCCGCGGTCGCCAGCGGGCCGCGATCGAGGCGTTCAATCGTGGCGACCTCTCCCCAGAGGCGTTCGTCATCGAACTCGCAACTATCGCTGCCCGAGCAGACGCGATGGAGGACCGGGTGTCGATGCTCTCGGCGCGCGCTGACGAAATCGAAGGGTTCAGCCTCGCACGTTCGAACCCGGTCACCTACGAGCTTCGAGCGTTCGGCGGTCCCGTCCGAGAGCGGGCCATCGCCGCGATGAGCGGCGACGCGGGTCCCACACGATTCTTCGTCACCACAGGGTCTGAGGGCTACGAACTGACCACAATCGACAATGAGACGTACGTCCGCGAGGCCTACCGCGGGGCGGTCAGGTCGGGCGACGCGGACGCGAGCATCGACGCGAACGACGCGATCAACGTGACAAAGGACAGCTACCCGGGTGTCGTTGCGAACAGCGACACCTCGGCAACAGTGTCGGGGACGACCGCCATCGTCACTCAGAGCTACGGCAGCGCAAGTCTCACGGCCTTCGTCGACGCCGAGAGCGAGCGCGTGTTCAAGGAGTACCAGCGTATCCCGCTGACGGCGTTCACGACCGGGCCGAACGAATCGAACGTACTCAACGGAATCCAAATTACCGTCAACCGAACGTACCCCGGCGGGCCCATGCGGATTCACGTCACCGATGCCGAGAACGGCGAGCCGGTGAACCTCACCGTCACGCTGAGCCAAGGGCCCTCCGCAGGGACAGCCCTCGGCCGGACTGGTGATGATGGCGTGCTCTGGACGCTCTCACCGCGAGGCCAGTTCACCGTCACCGCCGTCGGCGAGGAGACGTCGGCAGCGTTCCTGGAAACGAACTCGACCGACGCCCCGGAGATCTGA
- a CDS encoding hypothetical protein (KEGG: hvo:HVO_0306 hypothetical protein), with product MRYAVALVVFLLASAAVGGTVAGQESPDLGGPEDTTFDVFLGENGEARWVVAMEFSLDTEAERSAFRDYAASFEAGEAPAGPRIEFFRAAAASASDVADREMRIVEVERDSALTGGAGTLELSFRWTAFLGEQENGYVLRDALQTPDGSWLRSLESGQELRIQTPPNHEIVRSIEARQENDSLVITGPESFDVDEFVVAYERMGPATDTGTPGPGTDWGVVATGLLGLLFVVVVAVVLWRWRSTEPVLPTSTSASDGGESPAAAPPSEATAGDPDEDEESAVDPELLSDEERVEQLLEQNGGRMRQADIVSKTDWSDAKVSQLLSRMAEEGRIEKLRLGRENVISLPDEEI from the coding sequence ATGCGGTATGCAGTCGCCCTCGTTGTTTTCCTCCTCGCGAGCGCCGCCGTTGGCGGGACGGTCGCTGGGCAGGAATCCCCCGACCTGGGTGGCCCCGAGGACACGACGTTCGACGTGTTCCTCGGGGAGAACGGTGAGGCACGCTGGGTGGTCGCGATGGAGTTCTCCCTGGATACCGAGGCCGAACGGTCCGCGTTCCGGGACTACGCGGCCTCGTTCGAAGCCGGGGAGGCGCCGGCTGGCCCACGGATCGAGTTCTTCCGGGCCGCAGCAGCGAGCGCGTCAGACGTTGCTGACCGGGAGATGCGAATCGTCGAGGTCGAGCGTGACTCGGCGCTGACCGGTGGGGCGGGGACGCTCGAACTCTCCTTCCGCTGGACGGCGTTCCTCGGCGAGCAGGAGAACGGTTACGTGCTCCGGGACGCCCTTCAGACGCCCGACGGGAGCTGGCTCCGCTCGCTGGAGTCGGGACAGGAGCTGCGCATCCAAACCCCGCCGAACCACGAAATCGTCCGGAGCATCGAAGCCAGGCAGGAGAACGACTCGCTGGTGATCACCGGTCCCGAGTCCTTCGATGTCGACGAGTTCGTCGTCGCCTACGAGCGCATGGGGCCGGCCACAGACACCGGGACACCCGGTCCCGGGACGGACTGGGGCGTCGTCGCTACGGGGCTGCTCGGGCTGCTGTTCGTCGTCGTGGTCGCCGTGGTGCTCTGGCGCTGGCGCAGCACCGAGCCGGTCCTCCCCACTAGCACCTCCGCCAGCGACGGCGGCGAATCACCCGCTGCGGCACCGCCGTCTGAAGCCACAGCAGGTGACCCCGACGAGGATGAGGAATCCGCGGTCGACCCCGAACTGCTCTCCGACGAGGAGCGTGTCGAGCAACTGCTCGAACAGAACGGCGGCCGGATGCGGCAGGCCGACATCGTCTCCAAGACTGATTGGTCCGATGCGAAAGTCTCCCAGCTCCTCTCCCGGATGGCCGAAGAAGGCCGAATCGAGAAGCTCCGACTGGGTCGGGAGAACGTGATCTCGCTGCCCGACGAGGAGATCTAG
- a CDS encoding Electron transfer flavoprotein alpha/beta-subunit (PFAM: Electron transfer flavoprotein, alpha/beta-subunit, N-terminal~KEGG: hvo:HVO_0305 electron transfer flavoprotein subunit beta): MKILVTVKEVSAVEDEFEIDGLRIDERYLEYALNEWDDYAIEAAVRIAEEADEDVDVVAATIGPERSEETIRMALAKGADRALRVWDDAIAEQTLLDVDAKVSVFEQLVAEEEPDLVLSGVQAADDSFGATGVALANRVGYQWAAVVNSLDYSAGDETAYVRRELEGGIEELTEVDLPAVLTIQTGINDPRYASLRGIRQAQQKEIAPRDLADLGLEPESVDGALELTDMYEPESESDATIFDGDAKETATELAGLLRDKGVVGK, translated from the coding sequence ATGAAGATTCTCGTCACTGTGAAGGAGGTGTCCGCCGTCGAGGACGAGTTCGAAATCGACGGACTCCGTATCGACGAACGCTACCTCGAGTACGCCCTCAACGAGTGGGACGACTACGCAATCGAAGCGGCAGTCCGCATCGCCGAAGAGGCCGACGAGGACGTCGACGTCGTCGCCGCAACCATCGGCCCAGAGCGCAGCGAGGAGACCATCCGGATGGCGCTGGCGAAAGGCGCCGACCGGGCCCTCCGAGTCTGGGACGATGCCATCGCCGAGCAGACGCTGCTCGACGTGGACGCCAAGGTCTCTGTGTTCGAACAGCTCGTCGCCGAGGAGGAGCCCGACCTGGTGCTCTCCGGCGTCCAGGCCGCAGACGACTCCTTCGGTGCGACGGGCGTCGCCCTCGCGAACCGTGTTGGCTACCAGTGGGCCGCAGTCGTCAACAGCCTCGACTACAGCGCGGGCGACGAGACGGCATACGTCCGGCGCGAACTCGAGGGCGGTATCGAGGAGCTCACTGAGGTCGACCTGCCTGCGGTGCTCACCATCCAGACAGGGATCAACGACCCTCGCTACGCCAGTCTCCGCGGGATTCGGCAGGCCCAGCAGAAGGAGATTGCCCCGCGTGACCTCGCGGACCTGGGTCTCGAACCCGAGAGCGTCGACGGCGCACTCGAACTCACGGACATGTACGAACCCGAGAGCGAGTCCGACGCGACCATCTTCGATGGCGACGCCAAGGAGACGGCCACCGAGTTGGCTGGCCTGCTGCGGGACAAGGGGGTGGTCGGCAAATGA